Proteins encoded within one genomic window of Scheffersomyces stipitis CBS 6054 chromosome 3, complete sequence:
- the BEM2 gene encoding bud-emergence protein (GTPase activating protein BEM2/IPL2 (Bud emergence protein 2)~go_function guanyl-nucleotide exchange factor activity~go_process intracellular signaling cascade): KTVQQLVRPDYDSRVIKNGWLNGLMNPNSAPEISDQTLKLVRAELKGSHLYLYKPPLSLNIKNFKLDNSGSTSNDPNDESFYPTPTPTELHGNASTPSLSAHEGFTKLPHPDLNFDFKNHQFITSTASFCQSCGVTPSTTPNSIESLIHFILFNEDEVDNAQILDLINILPIFPNFGRILKLIAIFLSDIYNHKFKGYYNQAVVIERVLKILYNVEENFDGFLLKSDIAPYILRILETLSEPESPETEITNIQKFKKDMLNKQQSLVNLVNNDHVPSDVNPFQDLNSIVFMKDINLVDFVQAISAIDLKFFKHWNSNIDKSLLLYSSINGNFDSSSSHGTADYFYKKNPLIFNNDHHIHYLSRLLINHIFVESSSSTLSSSSLERKARLLEKWIDLGCLLDKSGNMSSWLGISSIILSQPVLRLTKIWSLVSPNYIKLLKSDWSPVLFELDRRHLANGTSYEKLHSSPSASPDKDDLRDSINFKDSYHIMAPRGLGKIYPKERVIPYFGDLVINNNSTADIFELESIWKRINYSFSRWNEYLSNLTNYYEIIKYNDDVLRRYDSMGFIFSNESLNQVLYLGANEDGKPLPSQNEEIRPQLKRTNSTDLQQKLLKLIEINCDSINLEKIMRLSINLEPDLPESYLKVEMSTSVIPNTPLELSFMRNRNMSNLSIHSNGSNSSLNGDSSTIYETVTGKSGIEYNPESRIPSFNDRYFTINLSKYDELTAYSNNEDSSHNQKLLDPSVSKHNFIINDDLTFRIDDFVNELDPTAVNFNSIDDVIVEVEDDVPGLGIDVDDILNSEKFNNFTISPKLGSGNTKKFGGISGDSLNGASNHSKDLPIRFIPKYATMDKLIDLLLIDVKYFHQEITLDLTEYRFVFLLNYNSFITTKELLDKLALRFINSGNAVISVMKREYLKRTGVRSPRVDFPNWSLDTTVDLNELGDVDYELLLKIQINILKVLIVLVNNFYSNFSLDMGNKKILIKLLKLFSNEILQWYNSNKIDSKLEKSFESLVNYYKKLKKLFVKKTYRPIEISKFDEYLIKEFKFNNSLHEVPMNRNLPSHRNVSKIEKFLLKFNKLLTVFYKGIKAEDWVRVYKIIETVFEENNLFEFNLQKSTVSEDYMIVSNVFNYFESLVDPVERQLILKRFPLVFRKLFKLYFKFRSYILIQLTDLGITVEERLDRMKTLLIMCKISKLKMSDNQFVFEGGRGNIPSCIETAITNVIYSPESRLFASLWIKASVQLNDDVPASSTSVYEDLDMLLPHKLTSSDLQSGEPLLPCFGWIIENIIETNKCPSFFKNAINFNKRYLIFKLIKELGVEDIDGTGEGANFSSHDSREFDFLLKLDESLVDTQSIREFTHHDKERGKLFKSVLNEQQRLLVDDNMKKQLRESKTSSGAGNSAAASNSLTLQKKTSNSSLKRQSLSYKSNSSSRFKISGLFGKSRPFSLNGYSNTERRVSSQELPNIESILDTKQKPFAIIALKSKKIFPVYLLPLCFKVDSDVAGDDVFFQAPNQADLNDWLVKLNYANRHWFFSRNLNLKNNHPMTTFGIPITVVCAREQSTYPTFLELIFDEIESEGLKDVGIYRISTSISELANVKAIIDRTGTLNVNEKPYDTHTLTSIVKSYFRELPDALLSDKVINSFFSLNRLSEEIDDEVDDPRTLDKYKEVLKELPSVNYNTLKLLLKHLQKVSHFSEDNKMTTSNLATVIGPALTEASNLEILINNFGFMNSILEKLIINYDYVFDD; the protein is encoded by the exons AAAACTGTACAGCAATTGGTTCGTCCTGATTATGATTCGCGTGTTATTAAGAATGGATGGCTTAATGGACTTATGAACCCGAATTCGGCACCCGAAATCTCGGACCAGACGCTAAAGTTAGTCAGAGCAGAGTTGAAAGGCTCCCATTTGTACTTATACAAACCTCCATTATCGctcaacatcaagaacttcaagctTGACAACTCCGGCTCGACATCGAACGATCCAAACGACGAATCCTTTTACCCAACTCCAACTCCTACCGAATTACACGGAAACGCTTCCACCCCTTCACTTTCAGCCCATGAAGGATT CACGAAATTGCCTCATCCCGACTTAAACTTCGATTTTAAGAACCACCAATTCATCACTTCCACTGCTTCGTTCTGCCAATCTTGTGGAGTCACACCTTCCACCACGCCTAATTCTATAGAGTCCTTGATCCACttcatcttgttcaacgaagacgaagtcGATAATGCGCAAATTTTGGATCTTATTAATATTTTGCCCATATTCCCCAACTTTGGTagaatcttgaagttgatcgCAATCTTCCTTTCAGACATCTACAATCACAAGTTCAAAGGCTACTACAACCAGGCCGTCGTGATAGAGCGAGTGCTCAAAATCTTATATAATGTTGAAGAGAACTTCGACGGCTTCTTGCTAAAGTCTGACATTGCACCCTACATCTTGAGAATCTTGGAGACGTTGTCAGAGCCGGAATCGCCCGAAACCGAAATTACAAACATAcagaagttcaagaaggacaTGTTGAACAAACAACAATCGTTGGTCAACCTTGTCAACAACGACCATGTTCCCTCTGATGTGAACccatttcaagatttgAATTCCATTGTGTTCATGAAAGATATCAACTTGGTTGATTTCGTTCAAGCCATTAGTGCCATTgatttgaagttcttcaaacaTTGGAATTCCAACATCGACAAGTCGCTCTTGTTGTATTCGTCCATCAATGGCAATTTCGACTCATCTAGTAGTCACGGCACCGCGGActacttctacaagaagaatcctctcattttcaacaatgacCATCATATCCACTACTTATCGCGTCTATTGATCAACCATATATTTGTGGAAAGCTCGTCGTCGACCTTAAGTTCTTCTAGTTTGGAACGCAAAGCAAGATTGTTGGAGAAATGGATCGACTTGGGTTGTCTTTTAGACAAGTCAGGAAACATGTCGTCGTGGTTGGGTATTTCATCTATCATATTATCACAACCAGTACTTCGTTTGACAAAAATTTGGTCATTGGTTTCGCCTAACTATAtaaagttgttgaagagtGATTGGTCACCAGTGTTGTTCGAATTGGATAGAAGACACTTGGCTAACGGTACAAGTTACGAGAAGTTGCATAGCTCACCATCTGCCTCTCCAGACAAGGACGACTTGCGTGattctatcaatttcaaggACTCGTACCATATTATGGCTCCAAGAGGGTTGGGTAAGATTTATCCGAAAGAGCGCGTCATTCCCTACTTTGGAGATTTagtcatcaacaacaactcaaCAGCAGACATCTTTGAGTTGGAGTCgatttggaagagaatcaattattcATTCAGCAGATGGAACGAGTACCTCTccaacttgaccaactATTATGAGATTATTAAATACAACGACGATGTTCTCAGAAGATACGATAGCATGGgtttcattttctccaaTGAAAGTTTGAACCAGGTCTTATACTTGGGTGCCAATGAAGATGGTAAACCATTGCCTAGTCAGAATGAAGAGATAAGACCccaattgaagagaacCAACTCTACCGACTTGCAACAAAAGTTGTTAaagttgattgaaattAATTGTGACTCGATcaatttggagaagataaTGAGGTTATCCATTAATTTAGAGCCAGATTTGCCAGAGTCATATTTGAAGGTGGAAATGTCGACGTCAGTGATTCCAAACACTCCCTTGGAATTGAGCTTCATGAGAAACCGTAATATGTCTAATCTTTCGATTCATTCAAATggatcaaattcttcacttAATGGAGACCTGTCTACGATTTACGAGACAGTAACAGGCAAGAGCGGAATTGAATACAATCCCGAATCACGTATTCCAAGTTTCAACGATCGTTATTTCACCATTaacttgtccaagtatGATGAATTGACAGCATACAGCAACAATGAAGATAGTTCCCATAACCAGAAGCTTTTGGATCCGTCTGTTAGCAAGCacaatttcattatcaaTGATGACTTGACTTTCAGAATCGATGATTTCGTTAATGAATTAGATCCTACAGCTGTTAATTTCAATAGCATTGATGAtgtcatcgttgaagtcGAAGATGATGTTCCTGGATTGGGAATCGATGTAGATGATATCTTGAATTCagaaaagttcaacaacttcacaATATCACCAAAATTGGGTTCTGGAAACACCAAGAAATTTGGTGGTATTAGCGGTGATTCTCTCAATGGAGCTTCCAATCATTCGAAAGACCTCCCCATCAGATTTATTCCAAAATATGCAACTATGGATAAGCTCAttgacttgttgttgattgATGTTAAGTATTTCCATCAAGAAATTACCCTTGACTTAACAGAATATCGATTTgtattcttgttgaattaTAACTCATTCATTACAACCAAAGAACTCTTGGATAAGTTGGCTTTGAGATTTATCAATTCTGGTAATGCTGTTATTTCGGTTATGAAAAGAGAATACTTGAAGAGGACAGGAGTTCGTTCTCCACGGGTTGACTTCCCCAATTGGAGTCTAGACACCACTGTTGATTTGAATGAACTTGGTGACGTTGATTATGAGctcttgttgaaaataCAGATCAATATTTTAAAGGTTTTGATTGTCTTAGTCAATAATTTTTACTCCAATTTCTCGCTTGACATGGGCAATAAGAAAATCTTGATAAAGTTGCTTAAATTATTCAGCAATGAAATTTTACAATGGTATAATTCTAACAAGATTGACTCGAAATTAGAAAAGTCGTTTGAAAGCTTGGTCAACTAttacaagaaattgaagaagttgttcgTGAAGAAGACCTATAGACCAATTGaaattctgaaatttgACGAgtacttgatcaaggaatttaagttcaacaactcatTACATGAAGTTCCAATGAATAGAAACTTACCAAGCCATAGAAATGTGAGCAAAATCGAGAAGTTCTTActcaaattcaacaagctTTTGACTGTCTTCTACAAGGGAATCAAGGCAGAGGATTGGGTGAGAGTGTACAAGATTATCGAAACAGTTTTCGAAGAAAATAATTTGTTTGAATTCAACTTGCAGAAATCAACCGTTAGCGAAGATTACATGATTGTTTCCAATGTTTTCAACTACTTCGAATCTTTGGTTGATCCAGTCGAAAGacaattgatattgaagagaTTTCCTTTAGTTTTCAGAAAGTTATTCAAATTGTACTTTAAGTTCAGATCTTACATTCTTATCCAACTAACTGATTTAGGAATCactgttgaagaaagattggaTCGTATGAAGACATTGTTGATTATGTGTAAGATctcgaagttgaaaatgagTGACAACCAGTTTGTTTTTGAAGGAGGCAGAGGTAACATCCCATCTTGTATCGAGACTGCTATTACAAATGTAATCTACTCTCCTGAGAGTAGACTTTTCGCCAGTTTGTGGATCAAGGCATCAGTTCAGTTAAATGATGATGTCCCCgcaagttcaacttcagtaTATGAAGATCTTGACATGTTATTGCCACACAAgttgacttcttctgatttgCAAAGCGGTGAGCCATTGTTGCCTTGTTTTGGTTGGattattgaaaatatcATTGAAACCAATAAGTGCccaagtttcttcaagaacgcAATCAATTTTAATAAGAGATACTTAATCTTCAAGCTCATTAAGGAGcttggtgttgaagatattgatgGAACTGGCGAAGGAGCCAATTTCAGTTCTCATGATTCACGAGAGTTTGATTTCttattgaagttggatGAGTCACTTGTGGACACACAAAGCATCAGAGAATTTACACACCatgacaaagaaagaggCAAATTATTTAAAAGTGTGTTGAACGAACAACAACGTCTATTGGTCGATGATAATatgaagaagcaacttCGTGAAAGCAAGACAAGCTCTGGAGCCGGAAATCTGGCAGCTGCAAGCAACTCATTGACACTTCAGAAAAAGACTTCTAATTCTAGTCTAAAGCGTCAATCGTTGTCTTATAAATCTAATTCATCATCCAGGTTCAAGATCAGTGGTCTATTTGGAAAATCACGTCCCTTCTCACTCAATGGATATTCTAATACGGAAAGACGTGTTAGTTCTCAAGAATTGCCAAACATTGAAAGTATATTAGATACCAAGCAAAAACCATTTGCAATCATTGCattgaagagcaagaagattttCCCAGTTTACTTATTGCCATTATGTTTCAAGGTGGATTCAGATGTGGCAGGTGATGATGTTTTCTTTCAGGCTCCAAATCAAGCTGATTTGAACGATTGGTTGGTCAAATTGAACTATGCCAACAGACACTGGTTCTTCTCTAGAAATCttaacttgaagaacaatcATCCAATGACAACATTTGGTATTCCTATTACAGTTGTCTGTGCTCGTGAACAAAGCACTTACCCTACgttcttggagttgatctttgatgaaattgaaagcGAAGGATTGAAAGATGTCGGTATCTATAGAATCAGTACTTCGATCAGTGAATTGGCAAATGTTAAGGCTATTATTGATAGAACTGGTACTCTCAATGTCAACGAAAAGCCGTATGATACTCACACATTGACTAGTATTGTCAAGTCATATTTCAGAGAGTTGCCAGATGCCTTGTTATCGGACAAGGTCATtaattccttcttttccttgaacAGACTCTCGGAAGAGATTGATGACGAAGTGGACGATCCAAGAACTCTAGACAAGTACAAGGAAGTCTTGAAGGAGTTGCCATCGGTTAACTACAACACCTTGAAGTTACTTTTGAAGCATTTGCAAAAGGTTAGTCATTTCAGTGAAGATAACAAGATGACGACCTCTAATTTAGCCACTGTTATAGGCCCTGCTTTGACTGAAGCAAGCAATTTAGaaatcttgatcaacaactttggATTCATGAATTCgatcttggagaagttaATCATCAATTACGACTACGTGTttgatgat
- the NUP3 gene encoding purine nucleoside permease (by homology; tandem duplication), with amino-acid sequence MKFSAILAVASVLSAAVAHPLQHKRAINDTALEEAIPASTGKKTGDNIQTSYGKPFAVYQPKAFVISMFELERDPWLKALDFIHNITVPGLSPLYPTIHCTTNYTICQITTGEGEINAAASVTALTLNPLFDLTKTYFLIAGIAGGEPQYTTLGGVTFAKYAVQVGLEYQLDFLDYNNTNPDWISGYIPYGTDNQDTYPGNVYGTEVFEVNEKLRDRAVELALKVDLNNGTEANAKFRALYNETAARGLPSVYKCDVLTSDNYFTGNRLGDYFANLTKLMSNGSATYCSTAQEDNASLEAFTRLDKYGLVDFDRVVVMRTISDFSRPPPSLSNDTYKFFFDSNQGGIDASLENLVLAGTPLIHDIITNWDKVYEKGQKYSSKNYVGDIYGTLGGTPDFGKSSFEIA; translated from the coding sequence ATGAAGTTCTCTGCTATTCTTGCTGTGGCCTCTGTCTTGTCTGCTGCTGTGGCCCACCCATTGCAACACAAGCGTGCCATCAACGACACCgctttggaagaagctaTCCCAGCTTCCACTGGTAAGAAGACTGGTGACAACATCCAAACCAGCTATGGTAAGCCATTCGCTGTGTACCAGCCAAAAGCCTTTGTCATCTCCATGTTCGAATTGGAAAGAGACCCATGGTTGAAGGCCTTGGATTTCATCCACAACATAACCGTTCCAGGTTTGTCCCCACTCTACCCAACTATCCACTGTACCACTAACTACACCATCTGTCAAATCACCACTGGTGAAGGTGAAATTAATGCTGCTGCCTCGGTCACTGCCTTGACCTTGAACCCATTGTTCGACTTGACCAAGACCTATTTCTTGATTGCCGGTATCGCAGGTGGTGAGCCTCAATACACCACTCTCGGTGGTGTCACTTTTGCCAAGTACGCcgttcaagttggtttGGAATACCAATTGGACTTCCTTGactacaacaacaccaaccCAGACTGGATCAGTGGTTACATTCCTTACGGAACCGACAACCAAGACACTTATCCAGGCAATGTGTACGGAACCGAAGTTTTCGAAGTCAACGAAAAGTTGAGAGACAGAGCTGTTGAATTGGCCTTGAAGGTTGACTTGAACAACGGTACCGAAGCTAACGCCAAGTTCAGAGCCTTGTATAACGAAACTGCTGCTAGGGGTTTGCCAAGTGTTTACAAGTGTGATGTTCTTACTTCTGACAACTACTTCACTGGTAACCGTTTAGGTGATTACTTTGCCAACCtcaccaagttgatgtCCAACGGCAGTGCCACTTACTGTTCCACTGCTCAAGAAGACAATGCTTCCTTGGAAGCCTTCACCAGATTGGACAAGTACGGTTTAGTTGACTTCGACAGAGTCGTCGTCATGAGAACCATCTCTGACTTCTCCAGACCTCCTCCATCCTTGTCCAACGACActtacaagttcttctttgattccAATCAAGGTGGTATTGATGCCTCTCTTGAAAACTTGGTTCTTGCTGGTACTCCTTTGATCCACGACATCATCACCAACTGGGACAAGGTCTACGAAAAGGGTCAAAAGTACTCTTCCAAGAACTACGTCGGTGACATCTACGGTACTTTAGGTGGAACCCCAGACTTCGGTAAGTCTTCCTTCGAAATCGCCTAA
- the NUP2 gene encoding purine nucleoside permease (by homology; tandem duplication) produces MKIFKFFAIVIATSAVAAQPVFVSKREVTVGETKELPSSTDNDLHSSYGKPYAIFQPKVFIVSMFELERDPWLEALDFVHNISLPGLSPIYSTIYCTTNYSICQATAGEGEINAASSLTALTLSPLFDLTKTYWLLAGISGGEPTQVTTGSATFAKYAIQVGLQYQIDYREYINTNPDWISGYIPYGTDNPYTYPGNVYGTEVFELNEKLRNRALELASNVQLDNGTEKNAEFRALYEVEPAISPPTVVGCDVLTSDNYFTGNVLNDYFANLTKLMTNGSATYCSTAQEDNASLEVFTRMQKYGLVDYERIVVLRTISNFSRPPPSMANNTVKFFTDTDKGGIGHSLANLVNAGFPFIHDVLTNWENVYESGETYEADNYVGDIFGSVGGKPDFGKDSFEIA; encoded by the coding sequence atgaagattttcaaattttttgcaatcgttaTCGCAACTTCTGCAGTTGCAGCGCAACCAGTTTTCGTCTCCAAGAGAGAAGTCACCGTAGGAGAAACAAAAGAGTTGCCTCTGTCGACCGACAATGACCTCCATCTGAGCTACGGTAAGCCCTATGCTATTTTCCAGCCAAAGGTGTTTATCGTTTCTATGTTtgagttggaaagagaTCCTTGGCTAGAAGCGTTGGACTTTGTTCACAACATTTCGCTTCCGGGCTTGTCGCCCATATACTCTACTATCTACTGTACTACTAACTACAGTATCTGTCAGGCTACTGCTGGAGAAGGCGAGATCAATGCCGCTTCGTCGTTGACTGCTTTGACTTTGAGTCCCTTGTTTGATCTCACCAAGACCTATTGGTTGTTGGCGGGTATTTCTGGCGGAGAACCTACTCAGGTTACTACAGGATCAGCTACATTTGCGAAATACGCCATTCAGGTCGGGTTGCAATATCAAATAGACTACCGTGAGTATATAAACACGAATCCAGATTGGATTAGCGGCTACATTCCTTACGGAACCGATAACCCGTATACTTATCCAGGCAATGTCTACGGAACTGAAGTTTTCGAGCTTAACGAAAAGTTGAGAAATAGAGCACTTGAGTTAGCCTCTAACGTCCAATTGGATAACGgaactgaaaaaaatgCCGAGTTTAGAGCTCTCTACGAAGTTGAACCCGCAATTAGCCCCCCTACAGTGGTAGGCTGTGATGTCTTGACCTCGGACAACTACTTCACAGGAAATGTCTTAAACGACTACTTTGCAAACCTCACGAAGCTTATGACTAACGGTAGCGCTACCTATTGTTCTACAGCACAAGAGGACAATGCTTCGCTAGAAGTTTTCACAAGAATGCAGAAATACGGCTTAGTCGACTACGAGAGAATTGTAGTATTGAGAACTAtctccaacttttccaGGCCGCCGCCTTCTATGGCCAATAATACagtgaaatttttcaccgATACCGACAAAGGCGGAATTGGTCATTCTCTTGCAAACTTGGTCAACGCTGGTTTTCCATTTATTCACGATGTTCTCACCAACTGGGAAAACGTATACGAGAGTGGAGAAACCTACGAGGCTGACAACTACGTAGGCGACATCTTCGGGAGTGTAGGTGGAAAGCCAGACTTTGGTAAAGATAGTTTCGAAATAGCTTAG
- the RHC18 gene encoding Protein involved in recombination repair (go_component nucleus~go_function ATP binding~go_process chromosome segregation), which translates to MTQNGPDSEEESSDSDSESESSSSDSDDDEITDASPAKAGVIERISLKNFMCHDSFELELGPQINFIIGRNGSGKSAILTGISVGLGAKASDTNRGTSIKSFIKDGKSTARVTIVFLNEGPEAYRPEEFGKRIIIERKLQRIGGNTYAIRSHSGRTISTKKATLDEILYKFSITIDNPLAFLSQDKAREFLMNTSDEQKYSLFMSGAFITNIIDNFGRTSKNIAEINSKIVQAQHYRKACKDSYNEIASIYNRHKKSDYLRNKLQMLYGKILWYNVTTIEKKVNSYEEQAISLKEEIKSADDKIVECNEFIENAPEEIAVLEKDLTDKELSLDDLSEKHSKTNDTRQDAKNTSSQLLEECKENAKVIQSLQEKIETRTKDIEKEQRKIDEINGGSREKLRLEYDELSAEIQNIEEQLTGIKRTIEITKSSANPNMDSHKSTLKDRMSQLESLQKRRQDSQRAQKDRYFAWGREMSNVIQRIRSTNTWHKLPIGPLGADVEVKSEYSKWSALINTVLNRMLDSFIVCDEHDRRLLESILAHYSMKKTIIVRKFESFDFSNGKVSGHPTFVDMITCKNEEVLRALVDSMNIEKLVISDKNESPSSILNERNVMSVFTLSTVNSGTRYGKAGDTIRMDPVYYSKDIVKLAVTGADELHDVVSLISEEKLQIDILQKRLREMQSHHQNEIVNLEKKKNEFNEVIRRKKRKLDEIESKINEEGDLSNIEKYKSEIEAHKDQIKTREGVIEALTEDLESRNEILKKLKESVKELKVQLTEATAARDRAKKNLHDYEVELSTNKDNRVSYLSEKKKIETQLEKTNAKIEEGNNKLQQLIDEAEKKCRREEVTITSNDTQDSIRDEYALVQTQVKEAEKQIGKPFEEIQNDLIEAKERQRLAEESLKNLSRTYKSLDSDLKIRFNFVHTTILSSVEQASRTFENCMALRGFKGSLSFDHGERKLTLLAQTKSDDKQREVTSLSGGEKSFAQISLLLSIWKVMDSKIRGLDEFDVFMDSVNRSISIKLLLNELRQYPKSQNIFITPQDIAVVGDLNSSDVKIHKMSDPRKDT; encoded by the coding sequence ATGACACAGAATGGGCCTGATTCTGAAGAGGAAAGCTCAGATTCAGATAGTGAATCTGAatcgtcatcttctgattctgacgaCGATGAAATCACAGATGCATCCCCGGCTAAAGCAGGCGTTATCGAGCGAATCTCGCTAAAGAATTTCATGTGTCACGATTCGTTTGAACTCGAGCTTGGGCCCCAAATCAACTTTAtcattggaagaaatgggTCAGGAAAAAGTGCCATTTTGACCGGAATATCTGTCGGACTAGGAGCAAAAGCTTCCGACACTAATCGTGGGACGTCCATCAAGTCGTTTATTAAAGACGGGAAATCAACAGCGAGAGTCACGATAGTATTTTTGAATGAGGGCCCCGAAGCATATAGACCCGAGGAATTCGGCAAGAGGATTATTATAGAGAGGAAGCTCCAGCGAATTGGAGGAAATACCTACGCCATCAGATCGCATTCTGGTAGGACGATTTCGACCAAGAAAGCCACTCTAGACGAAATCTTGTACAAATTCAGCATCACTATAGACAACCCCTTAGCATTTTTGTCACAAGATAAGGCTCGTGAATTTTTGATGAACACTTCAGACGAGCAGAAATACAGTCTTTTCATGTCCGGAGCATTTATTACGAACATTATAGACAATTTTGGCAGAACACTGAAGAACATAGCTGaaatcaattccaaaattgTGCAAGCACAACATTATAGAAAGGCATGTAAAGATAGCTACAACGAGATTGCCAGCATATACAACCGACACAAGAAGTCTGATTACTTGAGAAACAAACTTCAGATGCTTTATGGGAAAATCCTCTGGTATAATGTGACTACAATAGAGAAAAAGGTAAATTCATACGAGGAACAAGCTATTTCTttaaaagaagaaatcaaatctgcAGACGATAAGATTGTTGAATGCAACGAATTTATAGAGAATGCACCAGAAGAGATAGCTGTGTTGGAGAAAGACCTTACAGATAAGGAGTTATCTCTAGATGACTTACTGGAGAAGCATTCCAAGACCAACGACACCAGGCAAGATGCAAAGAATACAAGTAGCCAATTGTTGGAGGAGTGTAAGGAAAATGCAAAAGTGATCCAGTCTTTGCAAGAAAAGATAGAGACAAGAACCAAAGATATCGAGAAAGAGCAACGAAAGATTGACGAAATAAATGGGGGATCAAGAGAAAAGCTAAGACTAGAATATGATGAATTGAGTGCAGAAATACAAAATATCGAAGAGCAACTAACTGGGATAAAAAGAACTATTGAAATTACGAAGTCTTCTGCAAACCCTAATATGGACAGTCACAAGTCCACACTTAAAGATCGTATGTCTCAACTAGaatctcttcaaaagaGAAGGCAAGATTCCCAACGGGCCCAGAAGGACAGGTATTTTGCATGGGGCAGGGAAATGAGCAATGTAATACAAAGAATTCGAAGTACGAATACCTGGCACAAACTACCAATTGGACCATTGGGAGCCGATGTAGAAGTGAAATCAGAATACAGCAAGTGGAGCGCTTTGATAAACACAGTTCTTAATAGAATGCTCGACTCGTTCATAGTCTGCGATGAGCACGACAGAAGACTATTGGAAAGTATACTAGCGCATTATTCGATGAAAAAAACCATTATTGTCAGGAAGTTTGAAAGTTTTGACTTTTCCAATGGTAAGGTGTCTGGACATCCTACTTTTGTAGATATGATAACATGcaagaatgaagaagtattGCGAGCATTGGTTGATAGTATGAATATCGAGAAACTTGTCATCAGTGATAAAAATGAAAGCCCATCGTCAATTCTTAACGAAAGAAACGTAATGAGTGTTTTCACACTATCAACTGTCAATTCTGGTACTCGGTACGGTAAAGCAGGAGATACTATTCGAATGGATCCTGTTTACTATTCCAAGGACATTGTAAAATTAGCTGTTACAGGAGCTGATGAACTTCATGATGTAGTTAGCTTAATCTCGGAGGAAAAGCTTCAGATCGACATACTACAGAAAAGACTTCGAGAGATGCAATCCCATCATCAGAATGAAATCGTtaatcttgaaaagaaaaagaatgaaTTCAACGAAGttatcagaagaaagaagcgGAAATTGGACGAAATAGAATCTAAGATtaatgaagaaggtgaTCTTTCCAACATCGAGAAATACAAAAGTGAAATTGAAGCACACAAAGACCAAATCAAAACTAGGGAGGGGGTTATAGAGGCGCTTACGGAAGACTTGGAGTCCCGAaacgaaatcttgaagaaactaaAGGAAAGTGTTAAAGAGCTTAAAGTTCAGTTAACCGAAGCTACAGCAGCTAGAGATagagcaaagaagaacttgcaTGATTATGAGGTTGAACTTTCTACAAACAAAGATAATAGAGTGAGTTATTTGTCcgaaaagaaaaaaatcGAGAcccaattggaaaagacaAATGCTAAAAtagaagaaggaaacaaCAAACTCCAACAGTTGATTGATGAGGCAGAGAAGAAATGCAGAAGAGAGGAAGTGACGATCACTTCCAATGACACGCAAGATTCCATTCGTGATGAATATGCTCTAGTACAAACACAAGTCAAAGAAGCAGAGAAACAGATTGGCAAACCATTCGAGGAGATCCAGAATGATTTGATCGAAGCAAAAGAAAGGCAGAGATTAGCAGAGGAAAGTTTAAAAAACTTGTCCAGGACTTATAAGAGCTTGGATTCGGATTTGAAAATCAGATTTAATTTCGTTCATACCACTATATTGTCAAGTGTCGAACAGGCTTCCAGAACCTTCGAAAACTGTATGGCTCTTAGAGGGTTTAAAGGCTCACTTAGTTTTGACCATGGAGAGAGAAAATTGACTCTTCTTGCCCAAACGAAAAGCGACGACAAACAACGTGAAGTGACCTCGTTGTCCGGAGGTGAGAAATCGTTTGCCCAAATctcgttgttgttgtcaatttggaagGTTATGGATTCCAAGATTCGGGGATTAGACGAATTCGATGTCTTTATGGATTCCGTGAACAGGTCCATCAGTATCAAACTCTTGTTGAACGAACTTAGACAGTATCCGAAGTCTCAGAACATCTTTATTACACCTCAGGATATTGCCGTTGTTGGTGATTTGAATAGTAGTGATGTAAAGATTCATAAGATGTCTGATCCGAGAAAAGACACTTGA